From one Notolabrus celidotus isolate fNotCel1 chromosome 24, fNotCel1.pri, whole genome shotgun sequence genomic stretch:
- the LOC117807997 gene encoding probable G-protein coupled receptor 34, translating to MTPFTSTSPPFFTLSASAPHNSSPPVTMTPNVSATSISAYSTVSQNHTVCSFDDAALRLPLAVMYLLFFLFGLVGNLFALWVFLFLHSSRNSVRVFLINCAVADLVLLACLPFRVFYHVNGNKWVLGSVACKVVGNLFYMNMYISITLLGFISLDRYLRLKGKSRTRRGMRLTLWGHSWPWSWVACVALWGLSLMGLLPMIATAEDRENSGQCFQYRQRSTKAKGKAYFNAVLVVLFWLVFIMLVVSYAKIASQLHRVSRDKPDLPNAQRYGRTAKKSFFVLFLFTICFGPYHAFRPVYILSQLSGSVSCDYLQLVDRTNEVMLLLSAFNSCLDPVMYFLLSGSVRKAALQALGHRLGHRLLFLNDATSNSSTMEFRRGSAPNAGLNNAGLNNASLTPRTSICVINSNLVRTALTTLPPSGRQ from the coding sequence ATGACTCccttcacctccacctctcCACCCTTCTTCACTCTGTCAGCCTCTGCACCACacaactcctctcctcctgttacGATGACACCCAACGTCTCCGCCACCTCCATCTCCGCCTACTCAACGGTCTCCCAGAACCACACGGTGTGTTCGTTTGATGATGCGGCCCTCCGCCTCCCTCTGGCAGTCATGTACTTGCTGTTCTTCCTCTTCGGTCTTGTGGGGAACCTCTTCGCCTTGTGGGTCTTCCTGTTCCTGCACTCAAGCCGCAACTCTGTGCGGGTGTTTCTTATTAACTGTGCTGTGGCTGACCTGGTGCTTCTGGCGTGCCTGCCCTTCAGAGTGTTCTACCATGTAAACGGAAACAAGTGGGTGTTGGGATCTGTGGCGTGTAAGGTGGTGGGGAACCTGTTCTACATGAATATGTACATCAGCATCACACTGCTGGGGTTCATCAGCCTGGACAGATACTTGAGGTTGAAGGGGAAAAGCCGAACGCGGAGAGGCATGAGGCTGACGCTGTGGGGGCACAGCTGGCCGTGGAGCTGGGTGGCGTGCGTGGCTCTGTGGGGTCTGTCACTGATGGGTCTGCTGCCGATGATCGCCACAGCCGAGGACAGAGAGAACAGCGGCCAGTGCTTCCAGTACAGGCAGCGCAGCACTAAAGCCAAAGGGAAAGCCTACTTCAACGCAGTGCTGGTGGTTTTGTTCTGGCTCGTCTTCATCATGCTCGTCGTCTCTTATGCTAAGATCGCTTCCCAGTTGCATAGGGTGTCACGGGACAAGCCGGACCTCCCTAACGCGCAGAGGTACGGAAGAACTGCCAAGAAGTCCTTCTTCGTCCTCTTCCTGTTCACAATCTGCTTTGGACCGTATCACGCCTTCCGCCCCGTCTACATCCTCTCACAGCTCAGCGGATCTGTATCTTGTGATTACTTGCAGCTGGTCGACCGCACCAATGAAGTTATGCTGTTACTGTCCGCCTTCAACAGCTGCCTGGACCCTGTCATGTACTTCCTGCTGTCAGGCTCCGTACGCAAAGCCGCCCTGCAAGCACTCGGACATCGGCTGGGTCACCGGCTGCTCTTCCTGAACGACGCGACTTCAAACAGCTCCACCATGGAGTTCAGACGAGGGTCGGCGCCCAACGCCGGACTCAACAACGCCGGACTCAACAACGCCTCACTCACCCCGAGGACAAGCATCTGTGTCATCAACTCCAACCTGGTCCGCACTGCACTGACCAcgctgccccctagtggccgACAGTGA